The genome window TGGCAGGACAAGATCAAAGTGAGGTCATTATGAGTAATAAAGAGGGTGAGCAACTACAAGAATCCAGTATTTACATGCACGATGAAAATTCAACAAGTGAAGATGGAAATAAACTTAAATCGAACAATTTTAGAGAGGCTGGGAGTATAGTAAGAGTTGAAGAAGGAACTGAAAATAAAGCAGAAGATACTATGAGGGAGATGATGAGAGAACAGATGCAAAAACTAGAAAATTTGCAAGATGAAGGTCTTAAAAATGGAAGCTATGTTATTGAGAAGCCTATTGAAGAGGTTcaaggaaataaaaatgaagattCTCACAATGGGggtgattttggcattggcAAAAGAGATGATGAGATGAAAGTAATGGGAAAACTTGAAAATTCTCAAGAACATGACCATCAGGAACTTGATGAGATTCATAAGGATGAGAGAAAATTAGAAGAACCGGAGAATTCTAGCATTGGTAGAATTTCTAGAATGAGAGGGAAACATGGCCATTCTAGTAAAACAAAGGGAAAGAAATGGAGAACGCTTGTCAAGAATAGGTGGTTGGAGAACAATGGGAATTCGATAAATGATAAAGCAGTGAGAATGAAaagtagaaaattttttatagggGATCAAGATGGATTGAAGGGAAGAACTACTGAGAACAAGGATAAAATGGaaagagagggaggagagaTGGGTGTTAATGACCCAATGGAAGTAAGAAACGCTGCTGATTCTTCAGATGGAAAAGATCTGAATAGCAATCTTGTTTATGCTGATACAAATCATCAGGAGGTAAATGGACAAGAAATGTTGGAAAATCCccataattttcaaaaagaagtTCAGCTTCTGAAAAATGGAACTGCCAATGGTGATGTGAGCAACATTATATTGGATGATAGAAAGCAGAAACTAGACAAAGTGAGAGAGTCATCAGAAGAGCATGAAGCCAGTGGCATTCAACAAGACACAAGCAGCGGAAATATCAATGAAGTAGATAAAGATACAGAACAAACAAGCATCGACGAGACAACTGAAGTTCCAGAAGATTTGGAGGATGGCAATGTTCAAGAATcagaagaaggagaagatggTTTGGAAgatgtagaagaagaagaagaagaagaatacaaaGAAGACACAGATGAGTCTTGAGTTTTAGCTGATAAACAAGTTTTAAGTCTTGTGTTTGTTATAGAACTGTTAAAAGTTTCTGCGTATATGTCTGTTAGAGCAATTTAAGTTAT of Quercus lobata isolate SW786 chromosome 8, ValleyOak3.0 Primary Assembly, whole genome shotgun sequence contains these proteins:
- the LOC115955196 gene encoding glutamic acid-rich protein-like — protein: MGGSYHKGNSNSNGGGHSHRDHSHRGKPYGLMFLLAFGAALLGVMVLHKLRERRIFNLLVHEKDQELISFQLLLQKEKDYSKEMKRKNEEMKAKIYSLRNQKMELDRRILEKQTTIDSLKDEKRTMESALEEKQNEFKMLREKKIDPAKENPQLITLMESLKQKEAEIEDLKQRLEYPVKVWSVSTDDPSSPPVNLTVNGSVAGQDQSEVIMSNKEGEQLQESSIYMHDENSTSEDGNKLKSNNFREAGSIVRVEEGTENKAEDTMREMMREQMQKLENLQDEGLKNGSYVIEKPIEEVQGNKNEDSHNGGDFGIGKRDDEMKVMGKLENSQEHDHQELDEIHKDERKLEEPENSSIGRISRMRGKHGHSSKTKGKKWRTLVKNRWLENNGNSINDKAVRMKSRKFFIGDQDGLKGRTTENKDKMEREGGEMGVNDPMEVRNAADSSDGKDLNSNLVYADTNHQEVNGQEMLENPHNFQKEVQLLKNGTANGDVSNIILDDRKQKLDKVRESSEEHEASGIQQDTSSGNINEVDKDTEQTSIDETTEVPEDLEDGNVQESEEGEDGLEDVEEEEEEEYKEDTDES